A stretch of DNA from Labrus mixtus chromosome 6, fLabMix1.1, whole genome shotgun sequence:
AAGCCATCAAACAATTCATACAGATTTCATAGTGACTTGAATACAATATGGGGACACCGATCCAGCTCTGCGCTCCATTGGATAAAATGTCACAAATTGATTTATGAGTCACTGTTAAAATGACCAAAAAGAcgtaatttaaaaagaaatctgttTGATTCCATGACTTCATGCCTGTATTTAAAACAACTTGATCGTAACGGCACAATTTAAAGATTGGTTTGTGATGATTTTTGTGTCCCCTTTGGACGAAGTGATACATCTGATCTCTTTGTCGTTGaaataccacacaaacacacattacatgATTCAGACATATACCTAACAGTAGTGTTGTAGGACTCAAAATCAGGCTTGGCCTTAAGACCGGTCTTGAAGCTACTTTTTTAAGGGTCTGGGACTCATCTCAGAATCTAAGGCATTTTGGCTCGATCTtagactctggattttaaatcaagaccgatttagaccaccactgataggctatttttCCTCGTCATTACTTTGtcatagtttgatttttttccctggttacagccgcaaccttcccggcgttacggtctaagtgagtgacacgcctgcTGCACACAGGATTATGGTTTTTCAGTGATAGTtatggtcttgatccctaaatgtctcgttCTTGGAGCACTCCGGTCTCAGCTatgtctcggttagtgtggtctcaGCTACAACACTACCTGACAGTAAAAACAATTTTGCATGTAAAGGTTTGTCACTAACACACattctgtttgactttttcttgaCTGGTTGACACGGACTAAAAATTGTGAAATTGACAGAAATTTGTCGTTGCTACGGAGACcttaatcattatttgtaaagcaccaattcataacaaatgttatctctctctttattcccCGTCTCGTGCTTTACATGTCTAGGCAGTGTTTTATGACTGAAAATCTCACATTTCCCTCGTTTAGCAGTCTAATGTGTCAAATCAATTTGAATCTTTGCTGTCCCTGTGTGAATTTTAAACAGCTCGACTGTCTTAAATGATTGAATGAGCACACTTTTAGAGTAACCAGGTCATTTAATACAACTTGATGGAAATAagaggacgtttttttttaataatcaataataaaaaaagattagcTTTATTACGAactgtacataaacacacagtgcAAAGGCACACATAATCTCTACTGTATATTACAAGCCAAAATGTACATCCTTTTGCAATTCAAAGTAAggttataaaatatttaagcaATTGAAAAAGAAGCAAAGCTGCTGTTTGAACCGCCATCCTCAGTTCAGTGTCATCTGTGTTACATTCAGGCCAAATGTTTGAGTGCAACTTTTCACCAAATGGTCCGCACGCAACTGGAAACCTTTACTGATCGTTTGTAGTCCGTACAGCAGTTCAATAtggacacatttgtttgttttctttacaataaaaggttaaaaacttaaaaatattcCAATATTGAGTTCCTCCTGCTCTGACGGATATATTCACAATCCTTTTGAAATGAGAATTCATTTTGGCTGTACTGTCGAGAACATAAAATCAAACTTCTAGGAAGGAAATGGCAATGAAGCTGCAGACCGGTGAACAAAACCAAACGCCATCAGCTGTTTTCAGCCGAAGTGGTTTGAACCAGCCGAGTAACCAACAAGATAACAGTCTCTCTTGGAGCCCTGGCAGGGCTTtttaaaaactaacaaaaacacaattatgaGTAACTGTCTTTGGAACTCCTGCGTCCGTTCTCATAATCAGAGTCCCGCCTGTGTCTGTGCCGGTCCTTATGGCGGCTGCTGTAGTCGTCGCTGtgcctctctttcctcttctcgCCGTAGCGGTCGTCCGAGTGTCCGTGgtgtctgctcctctctctgtacTTGTCGTCATGACTTCGGTCTTGCTTTTTCTCGCGCTCCCGGTCGTGGTGTCGGCTCTTTTTCCCGTGATGGGAGTCCCTGTGATGGCTGTGCCTCCCGTGGTGGTCTTTCTCCTCGGCGATCCGCGGCCTCTCCCACGGGTCGCTGTATCGCTCCTCTACCCGCTTGTACTCTTTGAGCTGAGATGGAGGCGGGCCGGGGGGTTCGGAGTAGCCCTCGAGACCGGGGATGCCGTGTGAGGTGCTGTCCTGATTGGACGACTCGCTGTTGTTCTGATCCTGGTCGGAGTTAGTGTCAGGAGGAGGGCTGGTTGTGGAGTCGAAGCCGTCAGGTACCTGAGTCTCTGGTGATGGTATCGGTGCAGCACTGCTGTCAATTTGGGGAGCAGACGCCACAGCTGTGTAGTGTTGGGGCTCAGAGGCTTCTGTGTTACATGCTGCTTGTGGTCCGTGGACTGTAGGAGGATTTGCCGTCTGAGTTACTGAAGCATCCGTCTGGGACGTGCCAGGATCTTCCTTTACACTTAAGAACGATCGTGTTGTCGCTTGGTTTACTTCCTCGAGTTTATTTCTGGCCTGAGAAACCTGCAAATATCCCTGGTGAAAAAGTGTAACTGGAATATTTCTAGTGCTGGGAACAGGTTTGGGACTCAAAGGAGCTGCGTGGCTGGCTTTATCCTTCTGTAGCACCGTTGTTTTATCTTCACTCGCACTGCAAAACGCTGAAGATTTCTTCAATATTCCACTCAAAGGAGGTTTCGAGCTGTTTGTGTGAGCCGTGGCAGCCTGGGAGTTCGACTGCGACGAAGAATTCCCTTCAGATGTTCCTTTTTCAGTTTCAGAAACGAGGCCGGTATCGCCTTTGTTTGCCGAGGCGGCGCTGCTGCTGGTTTCGATCCCACTCGGAGTTGTTGACAAGCTTGCCAGGAACGCTTCAGTCGATACATCTGTGGGCTTATCTTTCAGAGAGACCGGTGCAGCGGGGGTCACCACCGCGGGCTTCTTGGCTGACGAGTTGTTAGCAGCAGGTGAATCAGTCGAGGCGGGGAGCTCTGGTTCAGATTTAACAGGTTtagcttctttctttttgatgACAAAGCGCTCTCGTTGCGCAGCAGCTGTTGGGCTTTTCACGTTTCCAGAAGACGCCTCTGTTTTCGGGGCCAGTTGGGTCTTCTGGATGTCGTCGACTGTCGctgcaggtttgaatccaacatCTGGCAGAGGTGGTAGCTCCCCGCCCCAGCCTACCAACACACCCGGAAGGAAGCGCAGCGGTTTTTGGGATTCCTGACTGTTGGCCTCTGACGCAGATGGTTCTTCAGAAGACTCTGTGATAGGCTCGTTAACTTCTTCAGTCGTGTTGAGAggtttctccttctctttactCTGCACCGCGgtcaaagaggagaggaaaaacttcTCTTCCTTCTCCGTTTCTCTGGTTTCCTTCACAGAAAGAGTGATGGGCTGGATTTCAGGAACAACCCTGTCGGTTTCATTCAAGTCGACTGTGAGAAAATCTCTCTTCGGTCTCTGGCGGATTATGAGTCCGAGGAGAAGGTTGCCACGGTTGTTTTCTAAACCTGTGAAATCAGGAGATTCATTGAGTCTGACGGATGAGGAATGTTTGTGTAAGGAAAAATAAGCAtccaagagaaaaaaagatgaagtgtTACCTGGCCCGTCGAAGGGAACAAGCTGATGTGGGACTTTTTCAGTGGCGCCCAAAGGAATAAGGTACATGTCCTTCACTTCTTTCAGGTTATTGGACACCACCCCAAAGCGCCTACGGCTGCTGAAGTAGGCATAAAGGAGAGTATAGGAGATCtcatcttcctctgtctcaGGGGCGAAGCGAATCAGGCACACCtcctttaattaaagaaaaagcaTGTGTCAGTAGAGAACCTGACCAGAACCTGAAGCTGCTCTAGAATACATAACGTGCCTTTTCAAGTCGGGGTGTTAATGGTCTGCACTGCAGCTCGAGCTGCTCTTGAACCTCGTGTTATTGTGGCTGATATATTTAATGACTGCGTTTGCACTATAGGCTGCATAAGTCCTTTAGAGGGAAAGCAGCCACACACTCACTTTTGTTCCAGTTGCCCGAATCTTCTCCAAATAGTCCCACACCGTCTGTGGGCTAATCCTTCCCCCCACTTGAATGCGGTCTGGAAGGTcctattgaaaaaaataaataaaaaggagacATGAAAACTTACTGACGGCacttattgttttaaatattctgCAGGATTTTGTTTAAACTTTAAGCGCGAGGCAGTTGGCTCCACTTTACTTCGGTCAGGTGGTCCAAAATGCCGGAGACGGGGAAAGCTTTAGTGTCAAACTTTGCCACACAGTGCATGTTAATTAATCCGTGCCACAGGGACTTCAGGTTGGACAGGAAAGCAGCCTGTTCGTCTCTGCCAGCTGTGTGATCCAACCTGTGGTGAACAACAGAAATTAAGTTGTCATTCAAATAACAaaactgcaaaaagaaaagaatggcTCAGGGGGTTATGAATTACTGCTTTAAATCCTACTAAAACCCTTCTTAAAGCCTCTAAAATCATGAGATTCCCCTCATTTGCAACAATACTGAGATAcggataatgaaaaaaaatcaattgtaTGCAATATTTAGTAGCTGTTTGCACACATGCATTGCTGAAGATGTCATGTAAGCCCGCCCCTttaaatcttcctgagttgcttattCAAATGTGTCCCAAGTTTTCCCTGTCAGACCGGAGGGGgacaagacatgatgtaaaaagataCTGCAGGAATCCAAGATGGCAGAAGATGAAGTCTGACACAGTAAagacagtttttgcctttatatcgaTGCTATGTGTAATTGGACATGTTCACAGTATCAATAAATGAGTGGTAAAGAACATGGTGTGTTAGTGAACATAGAGagtatgaagctgcttcatgacATGCACACCCATAGCACTGGCTGTGTGATATGTTATCACCCAGCTGCTGCTTAGTCCCAGTTAATTtttctgtgtaggttctcagtcatccaggtcatggtataccgaagcttgatccaaaggagATTGGACTTAGTTGAAGAGCTTGCAGTCGTTTCATCTCTCCCCTGAATGCCGCCTTCAGTTCTACACTGATTGGTGGATGGAGCTagaaatgtaagcctctgtggatcattagcatgctaatgatcaagGATGGTAAAGTAAGACAGGGATGGTGGTCTATCACCAGTCTACAGTGATGTTTTGAATTCTCTCTCGAAAACGAAGTCCCACCTTGAACATGTGACCCGAGCGACCCACAGATGACGGGGGGTTGATGACTCAGCTAACAACTCGTATGTGACCATCCTTGATCTTTAGTATGCTAATGATGCATAGAGGTTTATATTTCTAGCTCTGTACAGCAGTTACTTTAGATCAGAAGAAGCCTTTCTGATGAAACGTCCCCAAGATCTTCAActaagtccagttgcctttggatccaGCTTCAATTTTCCTGTATATTCCTCAGTGTACAAAGATCCAAACCCCGACTTTCACCAGGGGGAGCATTTCCACTAATATCAGGGTGAAAAATTTGAGATGttgagttcacacatgcagctccccCCTAAACATTTCTGGAACTTTTGGCAGTGAAAACAACAATCGATAAAAAATAAAGGTGTATTTAACCATTAGTAGAGCCAGTTTCTAAAGGTTCTGTGGTCTATTCATCTGCTGCTATTGTATCACCATAACCTACACCTGATCGAAAAATTGCTTCCACCATAATTATAAGTTTAACATGAAGCCACATCGGTTTCTGTAGAAGTTTGGTGTTGagattttaaacataaacaatttttttcaggtttttaaacTCTCTTCTGCCGTTAATATTCTATGATTTAGTGTATATAGTTAAAGGCTCTGGATAAAAAGGTAAGAATTATGTTCAGCTGACATTCATTTCCAATTTAAGGCTGGTAAGAACATCCTTGATACAATAAAATCATGTTAAGGGTTCACCACATCGAGTGTCGTACCGTCCTTCGTAGCCCGACTTAGCGTTTCTTAAGCTCTCCTCTAAGACTGTGAGGTGCAGGTCGTCGTCCATTGCAGGTGTAGCCGAgctctttgtctcctctgctTTGGTGGACTGCCTCCTCACAACTGTAGTAGCAACTTTCACCACTTTGGTTGGAGCCTCTTCTGCAGGGGGCGCCATACGGCCTTAATGAATGGTAACAGAAGAAGTCGATTACTGAGAGTGACTTGCATGCAGCCTGATGACTAGGATGAAGATCATTTTTCCGGTGTAATGGTTTACCGGTGCAGATCTTGCAGTGAAGGTCAAACAAGTGGGACTTGTGTTGGCTGGTTGTGTCTTTCTCCGTCTTGGTACATTCTTCTGTCTGCTCCGGGGTGTTTGGAGGTTTTTCTGCTGACAGTTCAGCTGCTCTGGGAGGAGACTTAACCTaacaagagaaataaagaggaaataaaggCGGATGAGCAACACTCTTCTGCTGGTGGACATGAAGAAATGAGGAATAGTATTGGACTTTTGGCTTACCTCTTCAGGCTCAGGTGCTTTCGCTGGTTCTTGgctttcaatttcaatttcacCTTTGTGCGTAATCTTCGTGATCGGCCGTCTCTCTACCTCTCGCTGCTCTTTTTCAATCATCTCAATCGTCTGTAAAAAGATGAAGGGGTGGCTTTTTAGAAAGATTGTGAAAGTTTTGCTTTCCAAAATGTGACAATAATCATtttgttaaaggaaaaaaaatcggAAAAACATGTTGTCATTACTGCCACTGAGCTTCACActtcttttcattttatgttcattttttttaaaggggcagtgcacaattaaatgtaaatgtagttAGCTAAAAGCTCATTTGTATCTGTAAGAATTATGGTCAGCTATAAGGAGAATGACCGGCAGGTTTATTAGAGTGAATTCATTTGATAGAACTATAGTCTAACTCACATGTCGGTTCTCCCTTTGTCGCCATG
This window harbors:
- the phf3 gene encoding PHD finger protein 3 isoform X1, whose amino-acid sequence is MHVGVNILQHSGYKQTWKAAAFMDIVDTFNHLIPSDQLDESLIIGQNLECEAGNEFGTGLRVEDSLKNMLSDKDPMFGCASSQFNLLDNEDSTFPIAGSTGLESGSASAGLSSEPTVAEKTPGKRGRPRKRPLSLEFDPQPANTPTKAMAPGRPGRKPANRLHRISLIGKGIKGPQLKEELMLGGRVNVNDFDGGLWLKPTVVLRRLTVTIGGFKIELLPGPSYVETSESSGFEDGFTYGGDVGFAVLPDEAVNAQIQENVSETEKSSADEAAFGLGPYVNPNDVQTSNGTVKGNAGAQETKLDNQKVSEEKSEVSKDKQPQNTENNGTSVSNKTDAKVKQQTVVKTVKPKESVTPNKNKDSVSGKPNNITKGHKVSQNMPSTIIQREDLHKMKSLKDKKGVAPLKRPAEITQSEHANKMQKIQSTGETKVKPKSPISPTAAVVKKIPSSGNQGPTKQTPPQNSSKADPANLAQGRPGHSLKSSDEGGQEKAKLKKPEKIIQRQKSKTARSISVEEPQLFIPDNAPVSRKESADEQPANSESAWDGNNCCGLCKKHHNNMFMVGCGRCDDWFHGDCVGLDLTKVREMEEEDQMYVCLKCCEEENKKVEPEPPSVSKPEVPVKTEVPDQKLPSKPKPGPSQTLTSGGVRPVRKDPDRRHSAEGRDSAHRTGFHLKQETKSKTSSSASKKPVSVEAIRRSVRDSLKEILIQRLKESDLSISVERASEVAKKTERELFHLYKDTDNKYKNKYRSLMFNLKDTKNNVLFKKVLKGEISPGNLIRLSPEELASKELAAWRQRENRHTIEMIEKEQREVERRPITKITHKGEIEIESQEPAKAPEPEEVKSPPRAAELSAEKPPNTPEQTEECTKTEKDTTSQHKSHLFDLHCKICTGRMAPPAEEAPTKVVKVATTVVRRQSTKAEETKSSATPAMDDDLHLTVLEESLRNAKSGYEGRLDHTAGRDEQAAFLSNLKSLWHGLINMHCVAKFDTKAFPVSGILDHLTEDLPDRIQVGGRISPQTVWDYLEKIRATGTKEVCLIRFAPETEEDEISYTLLYAYFSSRRRFGVVSNNLKEVKDMYLIPLGATEKVPHQLVPFDGPGLENNRGNLLLGLIIRQRPKRDFLTVDLNETDRVVPEIQPITLSVKETRETEKEEKFFLSSLTAVQSKEKEKPLNTTEEVNEPITESSEEPSASEANSQESQKPLRFLPGVLVGWGGELPPLPDVGFKPAATVDDIQKTQLAPKTEASSGNVKSPTAAAQRERFVIKKKEAKPVKSEPELPASTDSPAANNSSAKKPAVVTPAAPVSLKDKPTDVSTEAFLASLSTTPSGIETSSSAASANKGDTGLVSETEKGTSEGNSSSQSNSQAATAHTNSSKPPLSGILKKSSAFCSASEDKTTVLQKDKASHAAPLSPKPVPSTRNIPVTLFHQGYLQVSQARNKLEEVNQATTRSFLSVKEDPGTSQTDASVTQTANPPTVHGPQAACNTEASEPQHYTAVASAPQIDSSAAPIPSPETQVPDGFDSTTSPPPDTNSDQDQNNSESSNQDSTSHGIPGLEGYSEPPGPPPSQLKEYKRVEERYSDPWERPRIAEEKDHHGRHSHHRDSHHGKKSRHHDREREKKQDRSHDDKYRERSRHHGHSDDRYGEKRKERHSDDYSSRHKDRHRHRRDSDYENGRRSSKDSYS
- the phf3 gene encoding PHD finger protein 3 isoform X2, coding for MDIVDTFNHLIPSDQLDESLIIGQNLECEAGNEFGTGLRVEDSLKNMLSDKDPMFGCASSQFNLLDNEDSTFPIAGSTGLESGSASAGLSSEPTVAEKTPGKRGRPRKRPLSLEFDPQPANTPTKAMAPGRPGRKPANRLHRISLIGKGIKGPQLKEELMLGGRVNVNDFDGGLWLKPTVVLRRLTVTIGGFKIELLPGPSYVETSESSGFEDGFTYGGDVGFAVLPDEAVNAQIQENVSETEKSSADEAAFGLGPYVNPNDVQTSNGTVKGNAGAQETKLDNQKVSEEKSEVSKDKQPQNTENNGTSVSNKTDAKVKQQTVVKTVKPKESVTPNKNKDSVSGKPNNITKGHKVSQNMPSTIIQREDLHKMKSLKDKKGVAPLKRPAEITQSEHANKMQKIQSTGETKVKPKSPISPTAAVVKKIPSSGNQGPTKQTPPQNSSKADPANLAQGRPGHSLKSSDEGGQEKAKLKKPEKIIQRQKSKTARSISVEEPQLFIPDNAPVSRKESADEQPANSESAWDGNNCCGLCKKHHNNMFMVGCGRCDDWFHGDCVGLDLTKVREMEEEDQMYVCLKCCEEENKKVEPEPPSVSKPEVPVKTEVPDQKLPSKPKPGPSQTLTSGGVRPVRKDPDRRHSAEGRDSAHRTGFHLKQETKSKTSSSASKKPVSVEAIRRSVRDSLKEILIQRLKESDLSISVERASEVAKKTERELFHLYKDTDNKYKNKYRSLMFNLKDTKNNVLFKKVLKGEISPGNLIRLSPEELASKELAAWRQRENRHTIEMIEKEQREVERRPITKITHKGEIEIESQEPAKAPEPEEVKSPPRAAELSAEKPPNTPEQTEECTKTEKDTTSQHKSHLFDLHCKICTGRMAPPAEEAPTKVVKVATTVVRRQSTKAEETKSSATPAMDDDLHLTVLEESLRNAKSGYEGRLDHTAGRDEQAAFLSNLKSLWHGLINMHCVAKFDTKAFPVSGILDHLTEDLPDRIQVGGRISPQTVWDYLEKIRATGTKEVCLIRFAPETEEDEISYTLLYAYFSSRRRFGVVSNNLKEVKDMYLIPLGATEKVPHQLVPFDGPGLENNRGNLLLGLIIRQRPKRDFLTVDLNETDRVVPEIQPITLSVKETRETEKEEKFFLSSLTAVQSKEKEKPLNTTEEVNEPITESSEEPSASEANSQESQKPLRFLPGVLVGWGGELPPLPDVGFKPAATVDDIQKTQLAPKTEASSGNVKSPTAAAQRERFVIKKKEAKPVKSEPELPASTDSPAANNSSAKKPAVVTPAAPVSLKDKPTDVSTEAFLASLSTTPSGIETSSSAASANKGDTGLVSETEKGTSEGNSSSQSNSQAATAHTNSSKPPLSGILKKSSAFCSASEDKTTVLQKDKASHAAPLSPKPVPSTRNIPVTLFHQGYLQVSQARNKLEEVNQATTRSFLSVKEDPGTSQTDASVTQTANPPTVHGPQAACNTEASEPQHYTAVASAPQIDSSAAPIPSPETQVPDGFDSTTSPPPDTNSDQDQNNSESSNQDSTSHGIPGLEGYSEPPGPPPSQLKEYKRVEERYSDPWERPRIAEEKDHHGRHSHHRDSHHGKKSRHHDREREKKQDRSHDDKYRERSRHHGHSDDRYGEKRKERHSDDYSSRHKDRHRHRRDSDYENGRRSSKDSYS